A window of the Mucilaginibacter sp. cycad4 genome harbors these coding sequences:
- a CDS encoding RagB/SusD family nutrient uptake outer membrane protein: MKKYISILTIIYLGFATPGCKKYLDEKPDVKLAVPSTLADFQALLDNYPVINNADPGSGEISADNYYLFDADYQALSTDYFRNMYTWQKSNLFMPQSNDWYYSYRPVFTANTILEGLSKIAQTGNNQNDYNNVKGEAFFVRGKAFLQVASLWTSAYDPNAASGQLGIPIRLNSDFNQQSVRSNLQETYNQVISDLRSAAALLPVTPLHVMRSSKPAAFALLARTYLYMQQYEKAGLYADSCLQLAHTLLDFNTLNAGANYPVAQFNAEVIHENKIPVPAPLSNTRARIDTMLYNSYATNDLRKTIFFKAGTNGTHVFKGSYEGGGNLFGGIATDDVYLMRAECFARAGKTNEAMSDLNVLLIKRFKSGTFIPLIAANSNDALLLILTERRKELLMRGLRWMDLKRLNKAGQNITLTRNINGQTYILQPNGPRYALPIPDDIIQLTGMEQNPR; encoded by the coding sequence ATGAAAAAATATATTTCCATTTTAACGATCATATATCTTGGTTTTGCAACTCCCGGATGCAAAAAATATCTGGACGAAAAACCAGACGTAAAACTGGCTGTACCCTCAACACTGGCAGATTTTCAAGCATTATTGGATAACTACCCAGTGATCAATAATGCCGACCCCGGTTCAGGAGAAATCTCTGCGGACAATTATTACCTGTTTGATGCAGATTACCAGGCCCTTTCAACTGATTATTTCAGAAATATGTACACCTGGCAAAAAAGCAATTTATTTATGCCGCAAAGCAATGACTGGTATTATTCCTACAGGCCGGTGTTTACCGCAAATACCATTTTAGAAGGTCTGTCCAAAATAGCACAGACAGGTAACAACCAAAATGATTATAATAATGTAAAGGGTGAAGCATTTTTTGTGAGAGGTAAAGCCTTTCTGCAAGTCGCGAGCTTATGGACATCAGCCTATGATCCCAATGCCGCGTCGGGTCAGCTTGGGATTCCAATACGGTTGAATTCTGATTTTAACCAGCAATCCGTCAGAAGTAATTTACAGGAAACGTATAACCAAGTCATTTCAGACCTCAGATCAGCAGCGGCTTTACTGCCTGTAACCCCATTACATGTAATGCGCTCCTCAAAACCGGCTGCTTTTGCATTGTTGGCTAGGACATACCTATATATGCAGCAATATGAAAAGGCAGGGCTGTATGCGGATTCATGCCTGCAATTAGCTCATACCTTGTTGGATTTCAATACGCTCAACGCAGGAGCAAATTATCCGGTAGCGCAATTCAATGCAGAAGTGATTCACGAAAACAAGATCCCGGTGCCAGCACCCTTAAGTAATACAAGGGCACGGATCGATACCATGCTGTATAATTCTTATGCTACCAATGATCTGCGGAAAACAATTTTCTTCAAGGCTGGCACCAACGGAACACACGTTTTTAAAGGGAGTTACGAGGGCGGCGGTAATTTATTTGGAGGAATAGCGACTGACGATGTTTATTTAATGAGAGCAGAATGTTTTGCAAGAGCCGGGAAAACCAATGAGGCGATGAGCGATTTGAACGTACTACTTATAAAGCGGTTCAAGTCCGGAACTTTTATACCTCTTATAGCTGCTAACTCCAATGATGCTTTGTTATTGATATTGACAGAAAGGCGAAAAGAGTTATTGATGCGGGGATTAAGGTGGATGGATTTAAAAAGGCTGAATAAAGCGGGGCAGAATATTACATTAACCCGAAACATTAATGGGCAGACTTATATTTTACAGCCCAATGGTCCGCGGTATGCATTACCCATCCCCGACGATATTATACAACTGACTGGGATGGAACAGAATCCAAGATAA